In Erigeron canadensis isolate Cc75 chromosome 7, C_canadensis_v1, whole genome shotgun sequence, one DNA window encodes the following:
- the LOC122607443 gene encoding malate dehydrogenase, chloroplastic-like, whose protein sequence is MAASSASALSIGSTLSHDSITNSLSQSRTCGMSVNSRTRLMSFSGLKATTSVASVSSFLGKESTAVLRHSFARKAQNHLQSSPDGLQIQASFKVAILGAAGGIGQPLALLVKMSPLVSDLHLYDIANVKGVAADLSHCNTPSKVQDFTGNDELANCLKGVDVVVIPAGVPRKPGMTRDDLFNINAGIVKTLIEAVADHCPDAFIHIISNPVNSTVPIAAEVLKQKGVYNPKKLFGVTTLDVVRANTFVAQKKNLKLIDVDVPVIGGHAGITILPLLSKTKPSVTFTDQEADDLTVRIQNGGTEVVEAKAGAGSATLSMAYAAARFLESSLRALDGDSDVYECAFVQSEVTELPFFASRVKLGKQGVEAVISSDLEGLTEYEQKGLEALKVELKGSIEKGVAFAQKQTVAA, encoded by the coding sequence ATGGCAGCATCATCAGCAAGCGCCCTGTCAATTGGATCAACATTGTCCCATGACTCCATAACTAACTCACTTTCACAATCAAGGACATGTGGTATGAGTGTTAACTCTAGAACCCGCCTGATGAGTTTTAGTGGCCTCAAGGCCACAACATCCGTTGCATCAGTATCATCTTTCCTGGGAAAAGAGAGCACTGCAGTTCTTCGTCACTCTTTTGCCCGGAAAGCTCAAAATCACCTTCAATCATCTCCAGATGGTCTACAGATTCAGGCATCTTTTAAAGTAGCCATTCTTGGAGCTGCCGGGGGCATTGGTCAACCATTGGCTCTTTTGGTAAAAATGTCTCCATTAGTTTCTGATCTCCACCTATATGATATAGCAAATGTTAAGGGAGTAGCTGCTGATCTCAGTCACTGCAACACTCCCTCAAAAGTTCAAGATTTCACCGGAAATGATGAACTTGCCAACTGTTTGAAAGGTGTAGATGTGGTTGTCATTCCTGCTGGCGTTCCAAGGAAGCCGGGCATGACACGTGATGACCTTTTCAACATTAATGCGGGAATCGTGAAGACGTTGATTGAAGCTGTGGCTGATCACTGTCCTGATGCTTTTATACATATTATCAGCAACCCAGTTAACTCAACCGTCCCGATTGCTGCTGAGGTCTTGAAGCAGAAAGGTGTCTACAATCCAAAGAAACTGTTTGGTGTCACCACTCTTGATGTCGTGAGAGCAAACACGTTTGTTGCTCAAAAGAAGAATCTAAAGCTTATTGATGTTGATGTCCCAGTTATAGGTGGTCATGCGggaattaccattttacccttgcTATCAAAGACTAAACCGTCCGTTACCTTCACTGATCAAGAAGCGGATGATCTGACTGTTAGGATTCAAAATGGTGGAACCGAGGTGGTTGAGGCTAAGGCCGGTGCAGGTTCTGCCACACTCTCCATGGCTTATGCAGCTGCCAGATTCCTGGAGTCTTCTCTTCGCGCACTTGATGGAGATAGTGATGTTTACGAGTGTGCTTTTGTTCAGTCTGAAGTGACAGAACTTCCATTTTTTGCCTCAAGGGTTAAGCTTGGGAAACAAGGAGTCGAGGCAGTGATCTCTTCGGACCTTGAAGGATTGACGGAATATGAGCAGAAAGGTTTGGAAGCTTTGAAGGTGGAGTTGAAGGGAAGTATTGAGAAGGGTGTGGCATTTGCACAGAAGCAAACCGTAGCTGCTTGA